A region of Clostridia bacterium DNA encodes the following proteins:
- a CDS encoding helix-turn-helix transcriptional regulator, whose amino-acid sequence MQQRDFWAEFEQALQRGNEARFVHRLLSKESGERKRRFFLFQMYAVASRELFLLRGKIPPMPDRITQKHLLSLCGILQSAKKRSASSESADLCEKALHLIRVQYKDADLSLTRLGKAVGASPSYLSRSIKAYTGKNYMTLLSEKRCAAAKEYLRYSSMKIREIAEQVGYSDPHYFSHSFKHVTGIAPNAYRKMYKREKS is encoded by the coding sequence TTGCAACAGAGGGATTTTTGGGCAGAATTTGAGCAGGCGTTGCAGAGAGGGAACGAAGCCCGCTTTGTACACCGATTACTTTCCAAAGAATCAGGTGAGCGGAAAAGGCGCTTTTTTCTGTTTCAGATGTATGCTGTTGCAAGCCGTGAGCTGTTTTTACTGCGCGGAAAAATCCCGCCAATGCCCGACCGCATTACACAAAAACACCTTTTATCCCTTTGCGGTATCCTACAATCTGCAAAAAAGCGCTCCGCCTCATCCGAAAGTGCGGATTTATGCGAAAAAGCACTGCATTTAATCCGCGTGCAGTACAAGGATGCTGACCTCTCTCTTACCCGTCTGGGCAAAGCGGTAGGTGCAAGTCCCTCGTACTTAAGCCGTAGTATCAAGGCTTACACGGGAAAAAACTACATGACTCTGCTTTCTGAGAAACGGTGTGCGGCGGCAAAAGAATATCTGCGCTACTCATCCATGAAAATCCGCGAAATTGCAGAGCAGGTCGGCTACAGCGACCCCCATTATTTCAGCCATTCGTTTAAGCACGTTACGGGCATCGCCCCGAATGCATACCGTAAAATGTACAAACGGGAAAAATCTTGA
- a CDS encoding Arc family DNA-binding protein, producing the protein MAIKSVSIRIEEEMLKKIGYVADYEGRSVNSHVLVLIRESIKKFEQENGEITGDIQSDKNVKPARK; encoded by the coding sequence ATGGCTATAAAAAGTGTATCTATCCGGATTGAAGAGGAAATGCTCAAAAAAATCGGGTATGTGGCGGATTACGAAGGACGTTCGGTTAACAGCCATGTGCTTGTCTTGATTCGGGAGAGTATAAAGAAATTTGAACAGGAAAACGGAGAAATCACCGGTGACATTCAATCGGATAAGAACGTAAAACCTGCAAGAAAATAA